From the Phyllobacterium zundukense genome, one window contains:
- a CDS encoding carbohydrate ABC transporter permease gives MTSEKQNAKTKAGKSRLKPSYWPFVIPALVIVGAVIIFPWAFTLWMSVNEWHLGGEKSFVGFANFARLASDVRFWQSMSNTVLYTVLSVVAPLFFGTIAALVFDSKLPMRGLLRGIFVMPMMATPVAIALVWTMMFHPQLGVLNYLLSLIGIGPQEWIFNQNTVIPSLVLVETWQWTPLVMLIVLGGLAAMPRDPFESAEIDGANGWQKFRYITLPMILPFMMVAVIIRSIDALKSFDIIFAMTQGGPGTASETINIYLYNVAFSYYDIGYGSALAVVFFIVIITMSLALLYLRQRTKWNS, from the coding sequence ATGACCAGTGAAAAGCAAAATGCCAAAACGAAGGCTGGCAAAAGCCGGCTGAAGCCAAGCTATTGGCCGTTTGTCATCCCGGCATTGGTCATTGTCGGGGCGGTCATCATCTTCCCCTGGGCGTTCACCCTTTGGATGAGCGTCAATGAGTGGCATCTGGGCGGTGAAAAAAGCTTCGTCGGCTTCGCCAATTTTGCCCGGCTTGCCAGTGACGTTCGCTTCTGGCAATCGATGAGCAATACTGTGCTCTACACGGTCCTGTCCGTCGTGGCACCGCTGTTCTTCGGTACGATTGCCGCACTGGTCTTCGACAGCAAACTGCCGATGCGCGGCTTGTTGCGCGGCATATTCGTCATGCCGATGATGGCGACGCCCGTGGCGATCGCCCTCGTCTGGACCATGATGTTCCATCCGCAACTGGGTGTCCTCAACTACCTGCTGTCGCTGATCGGCATCGGTCCGCAGGAATGGATATTCAATCAGAACACCGTGATCCCATCGCTCGTGCTGGTCGAGACTTGGCAGTGGACGCCGCTCGTCATGCTGATCGTGCTGGGTGGACTGGCGGCGATGCCGCGCGATCCCTTCGAGAGTGCCGAGATCGACGGCGCCAATGGCTGGCAGAAGTTCCGTTATATCACCTTGCCGATGATCCTGCCCTTCATGATGGTTGCCGTGATCATTCGCTCCATCGATGCGCTGAAAAGCTTCGACATCATCTTTGCCATGACCCAGGGCGGGCCAGGCACCGCCTCGGAGACGATCAACATCTATCTCTATAATGTCGCCTTCTCCTATTACGACATCGGCTATGGTTCGGCGCTCGCCGTTGTCTTCTTTATCGTCATCATCACCATGTCGCTCGCGCTGCTCTACCTGCGCCAGCGGACAAAGTGGAACAGCTGA
- a CDS encoding ABC transporter substrate-binding protein, whose amino-acid sequence MSMNFVKPTRRQFLAGSAALGAASITGLRPAFANVDWKKYAGTTIEVNLIKSPRGDILQKYQKEFEELTGIKVNSEQTPEQQQRQKAVIELTSGKPSFDVIHISYHVQKRQFEKGGWLADLTPFLKDPSLTEPSLVESDFAEAGLAFAKDKNGRFGGLPFSVDYWIVYWNKELFAAKGVEFPKTFDELVAAAEKLTDKDNGVYGFVARGMKNANTPVWASLMLGYGKSTVEDGKLQTDTPEAIEAATLYQRLMTKSAPPGVTGFNWAECQSSFLQGKVAMWLDGIGFAPPLENPQKSRVVGKVGYGVMPKGPVAQAAPTFGDGIGVTEGSSKKEAAYLYCQWAISKEMGARLLQSGSGVPFRNSVLNDPEVLKGVTMPSEWAKVLSESAPISKLCLPVIVPVTEFRDVMGVGLTNLLGGADPATEMKRATEEFRPVLARSES is encoded by the coding sequence ATGAGCATGAACTTCGTTAAACCGACGCGACGCCAGTTCCTGGCCGGGTCAGCGGCCCTTGGTGCTGCCAGCATCACCGGATTGAGGCCGGCATTCGCCAATGTCGACTGGAAGAAATATGCAGGCACCACGATCGAGGTCAACCTGATCAAGAGCCCGCGCGGCGATATCCTGCAGAAATACCAGAAGGAGTTCGAGGAACTCACTGGCATCAAGGTCAATTCCGAACAGACGCCCGAGCAGCAGCAGCGCCAGAAGGCCGTCATCGAGTTGACATCCGGCAAGCCAAGCTTCGACGTTATCCATATCAGCTATCACGTCCAGAAGCGGCAGTTCGAAAAGGGCGGCTGGCTTGCCGACCTGACGCCTTTCCTCAAGGACCCAAGCCTGACTGAACCTTCCCTGGTCGAGAGCGACTTCGCCGAAGCTGGTCTGGCTTTTGCCAAGGACAAGAACGGCCGTTTCGGCGGACTGCCATTCTCGGTGGACTACTGGATTGTCTACTGGAACAAGGAGCTCTTTGCCGCCAAGGGTGTCGAATTTCCGAAGACGTTCGATGAACTTGTCGCTGCCGCCGAAAAGCTGACCGACAAGGACAATGGCGTTTATGGTTTTGTCGCTCGTGGTATGAAGAATGCCAACACGCCGGTCTGGGCCAGCCTGATGCTTGGTTACGGCAAGAGCACGGTCGAGGATGGCAAGCTGCAGACGGATACGCCTGAAGCCATCGAGGCTGCAACGCTTTACCAGCGTCTGATGACCAAATCGGCGCCTCCCGGTGTTACGGGCTTCAACTGGGCGGAATGCCAGTCCAGCTTCCTGCAGGGCAAGGTCGCTATGTGGCTCGATGGTATCGGCTTCGCGCCACCGCTCGAAAACCCACAGAAGTCCCGTGTCGTTGGCAAGGTCGGCTACGGCGTCATGCCCAAGGGTCCGGTTGCCCAGGCTGCACCGACATTTGGTGACGGCATTGGCGTAACAGAAGGCTCGTCGAAGAAGGAAGCCGCTTATCTCTACTGCCAGTGGGCGATTTCGAAAGAAATGGGCGCACGCCTGCTACAATCGGGCTCGGGCGTTCCGTTCCGCAACTCGGTTCTCAACGATCCGGAAGTGCTCAAGGGCGTGACCATGCCGTCCGAGTGGGCGAAAGTTTTGTCGGAATCGGCGCCGATCAGCAAGCTGTGCCTGCCGGTCATCGTTCCTGTCACGGAGTTCCGAGACGTAATGGGTGTTGGATTGACCAATCTCCTTGGTGGAGCCGATCCTGCAACGGAAATGAAACGTGCGACGGAAGAATTCCGTCCAGTCCTGGCCCGTAGTGAAAGCTGA
- a CDS encoding GntR family transcriptional regulator, with product MDDGNEPVRLREKAYASFTEHLLARDINPGQFVSQRQLVAMTGMPLGAIRELVPRLEAEGLVKTIPQRGIQIAHIDLNLIREAFQFRLFMEKEAIALFCLSASDELLAKLRKEHEDTLEEAMQGRETPELELQAQTIDWNLHETIIDSLGNGIIAKAYRINAIKMRLINQERFRITGRVVPVMREHLAVLTAIETRDPQTAMDAIAVHINNARNLALKL from the coding sequence ATGGATGATGGTAACGAGCCGGTAAGATTGCGAGAGAAGGCTTATGCGAGCTTCACGGAGCATCTTCTGGCCCGTGATATCAATCCGGGTCAGTTCGTGTCACAGCGTCAGCTTGTTGCGATGACTGGAATGCCGCTTGGAGCCATTCGCGAACTGGTGCCCCGTCTGGAGGCAGAGGGGCTGGTCAAGACCATTCCGCAACGTGGCATCCAGATTGCGCATATCGATCTCAACCTGATCCGCGAAGCGTTCCAGTTTCGTTTGTTCATGGAAAAGGAGGCGATCGCACTGTTCTGCCTTTCCGCATCCGACGAACTGCTGGCAAAGCTGCGCAAGGAGCATGAAGACACGCTAGAGGAAGCCATGCAGGGCAGGGAGACACCCGAGCTTGAACTCCAGGCGCAGACGATCGACTGGAACCTGCATGAAACGATCATCGATTCCCTCGGGAACGGGATCATTGCAAAGGCATACCGCATCAATGCGATCAAGATGCGCCTGATCAACCAGGAGCGGTTTCGCATTACCGGTCGTGTTGTCCCGGTCATGCGGGAGCATCTTGCGGTGCTGACCGCCATCGAAACCCGAGACCCGCAGACGGCGATGGATGCGATCGCAGTGCATATCAACAATGCGAGGAATTTGGCACTGAAACTTTAA
- a CDS encoding dihydrodipicolinate synthase family protein encodes MRIDVPKAVNHAQHCLQSGCTSVTLFGTTGEGSSIGNDEREIVFNAFLSAGIEPAQIVIGVMANSYLDAAAQARVALHAGCRGVLLAPPSYFKNVSDDGLFVWFSSVFAEIGTSARSVILYNIPSVTAVEISVALVSRLREAFPNVVAGVKDSSGNWSYTETLLARHKDLAILIGDERDLAAGVRLGGQGAISGMANLYADRLLPMINEGREDPTMIEAVNELLKFPVTPAVKAMVAHHSGDDGWRRARAPLQALSDSDFKRLTGIFDRLFVAAAA; translated from the coding sequence ATGCGTATCGACGTGCCGAAAGCCGTCAATCATGCCCAGCATTGCCTGCAGAGCGGTTGTACAAGCGTGACGTTGTTCGGAACCACGGGCGAGGGCTCTTCGATCGGCAATGACGAGCGTGAGATCGTGTTCAACGCATTCCTCAGCGCCGGGATCGAGCCGGCACAGATCGTCATCGGTGTCATGGCCAATTCCTATTTGGACGCAGCGGCACAAGCCCGCGTCGCACTTCATGCCGGATGCCGCGGCGTGCTGCTCGCTCCGCCTTCCTACTTCAAGAATGTCAGCGACGATGGATTGTTCGTCTGGTTCTCGTCGGTCTTTGCCGAAATCGGCACGTCGGCGAGAAGTGTCATTCTCTACAATATTCCGTCAGTAACAGCCGTTGAAATCTCGGTCGCTCTGGTTAGCCGGTTGCGCGAAGCCTTCCCCAATGTCGTTGCGGGCGTCAAGGATTCGTCGGGCAACTGGAGCTATACCGAGACGCTGCTGGCCAGGCACAAGGATCTGGCGATCCTCATTGGCGACGAACGCGATCTTGCTGCCGGCGTGCGACTTGGCGGACAGGGCGCGATCTCGGGCATGGCGAATCTTTATGCGGATCGTCTGCTGCCCATGATCAATGAGGGTCGCGAAGATCCGACGATGATTGAAGCGGTCAACGAACTTCTGAAATTTCCGGTTACACCGGCGGTTAAGGCGATGGTCGCGCACCATAGCGGCGACGATGGCTGGCGCCGGGCACGGGCGCCACTGCAAGCCCTGTCGGATTCTGATTTCAAGCGTCTTACCGGTATCTTCGACCGCTTGTTTGTCGCGGCCGCTGCGTAA
- a CDS encoding PfkB family carbohydrate kinase, which yields MDTIFRLDRLPSGPGKFIPVEAVEIAAGMASSAAASIARLGGNVSLWASTGHDDIGRRVIAELTAEGVDCSHVRRIDGARSAFSSIFVDATGERMIVPFYDAALLSVPEVTPSIADGAFDVVMTDVRWPLAAAEALKAAREADVHGVLDADTAPLETLEMLLPLASHIVASEPAAELVTGESDPERATVALAALYGRDGTFIAVTGGGRGCFWYDELEGEVRHMPAFQVNVVDTLAAGDVFHGAFAWGLVRGYPMYQIMRFASAAAAIKCSRFGGRRGAPTKSEVDDFLS from the coding sequence ATGGATACAATTTTCCGGCTGGATCGACTGCCGTCCGGACCAGGGAAATTCATCCCCGTCGAGGCCGTCGAGATTGCCGCCGGGATGGCGTCTAGTGCCGCGGCGAGCATTGCCCGCCTTGGTGGCAATGTTTCACTCTGGGCCTCGACCGGGCACGACGATATCGGGCGGCGGGTGATTGCCGAATTGACAGCCGAGGGGGTGGATTGCTCGCACGTCCGACGTATCGATGGCGCTCGCTCGGCGTTTTCCTCGATCTTTGTCGATGCGACTGGAGAGCGGATGATCGTTCCGTTCTATGATGCAGCACTGTTATCGGTGCCCGAGGTGACGCCGTCGATCGCGGACGGCGCCTTCGACGTCGTGATGACCGACGTGCGCTGGCCGCTTGCCGCTGCCGAGGCACTGAAAGCTGCGCGAGAAGCCGATGTTCACGGCGTCCTCGATGCCGATACGGCGCCGCTCGAAACGCTGGAAATGCTGCTGCCGCTTGCCTCGCATATCGTCGCCTCCGAACCGGCAGCGGAACTGGTGACCGGCGAAAGCGATCCGGAAAGGGCGACCGTGGCTCTTGCAGCGCTCTATGGTCGCGATGGCACATTCATTGCCGTTACCGGCGGCGGTAGAGGATGCTTCTGGTACGATGAGCTTGAAGGCGAGGTGCGCCACATGCCTGCCTTTCAAGTGAATGTGGTGGACACGCTTGCGGCGGGCGATGTTTTCCATGGCGCCTTCGCCTGGGGTCTCGTTCGCGGCTATCCAATGTACCAGATCATGCGCTTTGCCAGCGCTGCCGCAGCAATCAAATGCTCCCGCTTCGGCGGCCGTCGCGGCGCACCGACAAAATCCGAAGTCGACGATTTCCTTTCCTGA
- a CDS encoding MBL fold metallo-hydrolase, with translation MIEAAIKPDVHAFFDKRTSSVQYVVTDPGTRHCAIVDAVLDFDEKSGATATFNADQILHYVEANGLKVEWILETHPHADHFSAAHYLQLKTGAATAIGSHIVEVQALWKKLYNWPDFPADGSQWSRLFSAGDRFKIGDMDGFVMFSPGHTLASITYVIGDAAFVHDTMFMPDSGTARTDFPGGSAEQLWQSIEAILALPEETRVFVGHDYQPGGREPLWESTVAEQKSGNTHVSKCKTEAEFVAMRTARDKTLPMPRLILAALQVNISGGRLPQAEANGKRYLKIPLDALGEAKWE, from the coding sequence ATGATAGAAGCCGCCATAAAGCCGGACGTTCATGCATTTTTCGACAAGCGGACCAGTTCCGTCCAATATGTCGTTACAGATCCTGGAACCAGACACTGTGCCATTGTTGATGCGGTTCTGGATTTTGACGAAAAATCAGGGGCGACCGCAACGTTCAACGCGGATCAGATTCTGCATTATGTGGAAGCAAACGGCTTGAAGGTCGAATGGATCCTCGAAACGCATCCGCATGCGGATCACTTTTCCGCCGCGCACTACCTGCAATTGAAAACCGGGGCTGCGACTGCAATCGGAAGCCATATTGTCGAGGTGCAGGCGCTGTGGAAGAAACTCTACAACTGGCCTGACTTTCCGGCCGACGGATCGCAGTGGAGCAGACTGTTTAGTGCCGGCGACCGCTTCAAGATTGGCGATATGGACGGTTTCGTGATGTTCTCACCCGGCCATACTCTCGCATCGATCACCTACGTCATCGGCGATGCTGCTTTCGTCCACGATACAATGTTCATGCCTGATAGCGGGACGGCACGCACCGATTTTCCTGGCGGAAGCGCAGAGCAGCTGTGGCAATCGATCGAGGCGATCCTTGCCCTGCCCGAGGAGACCAGGGTCTTCGTCGGTCATGACTATCAACCCGGTGGCCGCGAGCCATTATGGGAAAGCACGGTGGCCGAACAGAAATCCGGCAACACACACGTGTCGAAGTGCAAGACCGAAGCGGAATTCGTTGCGATGCGAACAGCGCGCGACAAGACATTGCCAATGCCGAGGCTCATTCTGGCTGCTCTGCAAGTCAATATCAGTGGCGGGCGGCTTCCGCAGGCCGAAGCCAATGGCAAGCGCTATCTGAAAATACCGCTCGACGCGCTTGGTGAGGCAAAATGGGAGTGA
- the hyi gene encoding hydroxypyruvate isomerase codes for MPKFAANLTMLFNEVPFLERFALASEAGFEAVEYLFPYDYKVEELKQELAENKLVQVLHNLPAGNWAAGERGIAVLPDRIDEFRRGVATAIDYATALGCKQINCLSGIAPSGLADNTLRTTFVPNLRLAAQELAKYDIRLLIEPINNYDIPGFYLNTVEQAASIIEEVGSDNLFIQYDLYHQQRTRGELVATFERHKQRIAHIQLADNPGRHEPGTGEINYPFVFAALDRAGYEGWIGCEYKPKTETQRGLGWLNEASTTQKHADIIRIRS; via the coding sequence ATGCCCAAATTTGCCGCCAATTTGACAATGCTCTTCAACGAAGTTCCGTTTCTGGAACGCTTTGCCCTTGCGAGCGAGGCAGGATTTGAAGCGGTCGAATACCTTTTCCCTTATGACTATAAGGTCGAGGAACTGAAGCAGGAATTGGCCGAGAACAAGCTTGTTCAGGTCCTTCACAACCTTCCAGCAGGCAACTGGGCGGCGGGCGAGCGCGGTATAGCAGTGCTGCCGGACCGGATCGATGAATTCCGGCGCGGCGTCGCAACGGCTATTGATTATGCCACGGCACTCGGTTGCAAACAGATCAATTGTCTATCGGGCATCGCCCCGAGTGGTTTGGCGGACAATACCCTGCGCACAACCTTCGTCCCTAATCTGCGGCTCGCCGCGCAAGAACTTGCCAAATACGATATCCGGCTGCTGATCGAGCCAATCAATAATTACGATATTCCGGGCTTCTATCTGAACACCGTCGAGCAGGCGGCTTCGATCATCGAAGAGGTCGGCAGCGACAATCTGTTCATCCAATATGACCTTTACCACCAGCAGCGGACGCGAGGCGAACTCGTTGCAACCTTTGAGCGGCACAAACAACGCATCGCGCATATCCAGCTCGCCGACAATCCGGGAAGACACGAGCCCGGCACGGGTGAAATCAATTATCCATTCGTATTCGCGGCACTGGATCGTGCTGGCTACGAAGGCTGGATCGGCTGCGAATATAAACCAAAAACAGAAACGCAACGCGGACTTGGCTGGTTGAACGAAGCTTCAACGACGCAAAAGCACGCGGACATCATCAGGATCAGGAGCTGA
- the gcl gene encoding glyoxylate carboligase produces MTKMRAVDAAVHILEKEGIACAFGVPGAAINPFYSALKARGSVRHILARHVEGASHMAEGYTRAEHGNIGVCIGTSGPAGTDMITGLYSASADSIPILCITGQAPRARLDKEDFQAVDISSIAKPVTKWAVTVMEPGLVPYVFQKAFHIMRSGRPGPVLIDLPLDVQLAEIEFDPDTYEPLEPYKPAATRAQIEKALTMLNEAERPLIVAGGGIINADASDLLVEFAEITGVPVIPTLMGWGTIPDDHRLMAGMCGLQTSHRYGNATMLASDFVLGIGNRWANRHTGNVATYTEGRKFVHVDIEPTQIGRVFSPDFGIVSDAGKALKLFLDVATEWKTAGKLRDWSKWAEECRGRKRTMLRKTHFDQTPLKPQRVYEEMNKVFGRETCYVTTIGLSQIAGAQFLHVYKPRNWINCGQAGPLGWTLPAALGVRAADPNRPIVALSGDYDFQFMIEELAVGAQHKLPYLHVVVNNSYLGLIRQAQRGFDMDFEVSLAFDNINASGDAEKGYGVDHVAVAEGLGCKAIRVRSPNQFADAFAEAQALMDEHEVPVVIEFILERVTNVSMGADINAVVEFEELAERNEDVPTAVAAYLD; encoded by the coding sequence ATGACCAAAATGCGTGCCGTTGATGCTGCCGTCCATATCCTGGAGAAGGAGGGGATTGCTTGCGCCTTTGGCGTACCGGGTGCTGCCATCAATCCGTTTTATTCGGCGCTGAAAGCCCGTGGATCAGTTCGCCATATCCTTGCACGCCACGTTGAAGGCGCTTCCCATATGGCTGAGGGTTACACCCGCGCTGAACATGGAAATATCGGCGTCTGCATCGGCACGTCAGGCCCGGCCGGTACGGATATGATCACCGGTCTTTATTCAGCATCGGCAGATTCAATTCCGATCCTGTGTATCACCGGGCAGGCTCCGCGTGCGCGCCTCGACAAGGAAGATTTTCAGGCCGTCGATATCTCGTCGATTGCCAAGCCCGTGACCAAATGGGCGGTAACGGTGATGGAACCCGGCCTCGTTCCCTATGTATTCCAGAAAGCCTTCCACATCATGCGCTCGGGCCGTCCAGGTCCCGTTTTGATCGACCTGCCGCTCGATGTGCAATTGGCGGAGATCGAATTCGATCCCGACACCTATGAGCCGCTGGAACCTTACAAGCCTGCAGCCACGCGAGCGCAGATCGAAAAGGCCCTGACAATGCTCAACGAGGCAGAACGCCCGTTGATCGTTGCTGGCGGCGGCATCATCAATGCCGATGCCTCCGATCTGCTGGTAGAATTTGCCGAAATCACCGGGGTTCCGGTCATTCCGACCCTGATGGGTTGGGGCACGATCCCCGACGATCACCGGCTGATGGCAGGCATGTGCGGCCTGCAGACATCGCACCGTTACGGCAATGCGACCATGTTGGCGTCGGACTTCGTTCTCGGGATCGGCAATCGCTGGGCGAACCGCCACACCGGCAATGTTGCGACTTACACAGAGGGGCGTAAATTTGTCCACGTCGACATCGAGCCGACGCAGATCGGCCGGGTCTTCTCACCGGATTTTGGCATCGTGTCCGATGCTGGCAAGGCATTGAAGCTTTTTCTCGACGTTGCGACCGAGTGGAAAACTGCGGGTAAACTGCGCGACTGGTCGAAATGGGCAGAGGAATGCCGTGGCCGCAAGCGGACGATGCTGCGCAAGACCCATTTTGACCAGACGCCGTTGAAGCCGCAGCGGGTCTATGAGGAAATGAACAAGGTTTTTGGCCGCGAGACTTGCTACGTAACAACCATTGGTCTCAGCCAGATCGCCGGGGCGCAGTTCCTGCATGTCTACAAGCCGCGAAACTGGATCAATTGCGGCCAGGCCGGCCCGCTCGGCTGGACCTTGCCGGCTGCGCTTGGTGTGCGAGCAGCAGATCCGAACAGGCCGATCGTAGCGCTTTCTGGCGACTATGATTTCCAGTTCATGATCGAGGAACTTGCGGTCGGCGCACAACATAAACTGCCTTATCTGCATGTTGTCGTGAACAACTCTTATCTGGGGTTGATCAGGCAGGCGCAACGCGGTTTCGACATGGATTTCGAGGTCAGTCTTGCCTTCGATAACATCAACGCGTCAGGCGATGCAGAGAAGGGCTATGGCGTTGATCATGTGGCCGTCGCAGAAGGACTTGGATGCAAGGCCATCCGTGTCCGCAGCCCCAATCAGTTCGCCGACGCGTTTGCCGAGGCGCAGGCCCTGATGGACGAGCATGAGGTACCGGTTGTGATCGAGTTCATCCTGGAGCGTGTTACCAATGTCTCCATGGGGGCGGATATCAACGCGGTCGTCGAGTTCGAGGAGCTTGCCGAGCGTAACGAGGATGTGCCGACTGCGGTCGCCGCATATCTTGACTGA
- a CDS encoding IclR family transcriptional regulator, which translates to MKQDTGESMASQSASLKGKRGRKAGENSAPSSVQVLDRSLNLLSIIADNDGSTLTDLADHSGMAPSTVHRLLTSLANHGMLTHDPESGDWTIGVRAFEIGNAFLRYRKLGTISRPFLKRLMDECGETANVAIEDEGDVVFISQIESHAPMRAFFRPGRRGPIHASGIGKAILSTWSDTDIGQTLSGKALTHFTDHTLDTLPALLKDIQQIRARGWSVDDEEHTLGMRCIAAPLFNEHGEAIAGISISGPAVRLPKDKLNVLGPVIRRTADELTAAMGGRRPDEL; encoded by the coding sequence ATGAAACAGGACACCGGGGAATCCATGGCTTCGCAATCGGCATCATTGAAGGGCAAACGGGGCCGCAAGGCGGGGGAAAACTCGGCACCCTCCTCCGTCCAGGTTTTGGATCGCAGCCTCAATCTGCTGAGTATCATTGCTGACAATGATGGTTCGACGCTGACCGACCTCGCCGATCATAGCGGCATGGCACCTTCCACAGTCCACCGGCTGCTGACGTCGCTCGCCAATCATGGGATGCTGACGCATGATCCGGAATCCGGTGACTGGACAATCGGCGTTCGCGCCTTTGAGATTGGTAACGCCTTCCTGCGCTATCGCAAGCTTGGAACGATCAGCCGGCCTTTCCTGAAGCGATTGATGGATGAGTGCGGAGAGACGGCAAATGTCGCTATCGAAGATGAAGGCGACGTCGTCTTCATTTCCCAGATCGAGAGCCACGCACCCATGCGCGCCTTCTTTCGTCCCGGGCGTCGCGGACCAATTCATGCCTCTGGCATCGGAAAGGCTATTCTTTCAACCTGGTCCGATACGGATATCGGGCAGACGCTGAGCGGTAAGGCCCTGACGCATTTCACAGACCACACGCTGGATACGCTGCCCGCGCTGCTGAAGGATATTCAGCAGATCCGTGCACGCGGCTGGTCGGTCGATGATGAGGAACATACGCTCGGCATGCGCTGTATCGCGGCACCGCTCTTCAACGAGCATGGCGAAGCAATTGCCGGGATTTCGATTTCCGGACCGGCCGTCCGCTTGCCGAAGGACAAGCTCAATGTGCTTGGCCCGGTCATTCGCCGGACCGCCGACGAGCTGACAGCGGCGATGGGCGGGAGACGGCCGGACGAATTATAG
- the guaD gene encoding guanine deaminase — MSKLLLRGRVLTFVDEPKSIDDQSAYNYFEDGAVLVENGKVVDVGEYAALISVADPQTEVVDHRPHLILPGLIDTHLHFPQTQAIASYGAQLLEWLNTYIFVEEQKFSSTAHADFIAERFMDELLRNGTTTAAAYCSIHLESVDAYFTAAEKRNMLMIGGKVMMDRNAPDALRDTPQSGYDDTKALIAKWHGRGRAHYAISPRFAITSTPEQMDMSRALVREHPECYVQTHLSENKDEIAFATSLYPSAKDYTDIYASYGLLGSKTLLGHCIFLSDREISALAETKSVAVFCPTSNLFLGSGLFDHGRFRDLGARTSVATDVGGGTSFSMLETMSEAYKVLHVQGQRLSPFASYYMMTLGNARALGLEDRIGSLHAGADADITVLDSRAKPAMELRMRTATTLAEELFILQTMGDDRSAAEVYVAGKPMKSGLDKPAATSTRTRSMPELQTA; from the coding sequence ATGAGCAAACTGCTTTTACGCGGCCGGGTGCTGACTTTTGTCGATGAGCCCAAGAGCATCGACGATCAATCCGCCTACAACTATTTCGAGGATGGTGCTGTTCTGGTCGAGAACGGCAAGGTCGTTGACGTTGGCGAGTATGCTGCACTCATATCTGTCGCTGATCCCCAAACCGAGGTTGTCGATCATCGCCCGCATCTGATTCTTCCCGGCCTCATCGACACCCATCTGCATTTTCCGCAGACGCAGGCGATCGCCTCCTATGGCGCGCAGCTGCTCGAATGGCTCAACACTTACATCTTCGTCGAAGAGCAGAAATTCTCGTCCACCGCCCATGCCGATTTCATTGCCGAGCGGTTCATGGATGAACTGCTCCGCAATGGCACGACGACGGCGGCTGCGTACTGCTCCATTCATTTGGAAAGCGTCGATGCCTATTTCACGGCAGCCGAGAAGCGCAACATGCTGATGATCGGCGGTAAGGTCATGATGGACCGCAATGCACCCGATGCGCTGCGCGACACGCCGCAGTCCGGTTATGACGACACCAAGGCCCTGATTGCCAAGTGGCATGGCCGTGGTCGTGCGCATTATGCGATCAGCCCGCGCTTCGCCATCACATCGACGCCGGAGCAGATGGACATGAGCCGTGCCTTGGTGCGCGAACATCCGGAATGCTATGTGCAGACGCATCTCTCCGAAAACAAGGACGAGATTGCCTTTGCGACGTCGCTCTATCCTTCGGCAAAGGATTATACCGATATTTACGCCAGCTATGGCCTGCTCGGATCGAAGACGCTGCTCGGGCACTGCATCTTTCTTTCGGACCGGGAGATATCGGCGCTCGCGGAAACGAAGTCGGTCGCGGTCTTCTGCCCTACCTCCAATCTGTTCCTCGGCAGCGGGCTCTTCGATCATGGTCGCTTCCGTGATCTCGGTGCCCGCACCTCAGTCGCAACCGATGTCGGCGGTGGAACCAGCTTCTCGATGCTGGAGACCATGAGCGAAGCCTACAAGGTCCTGCACGTGCAGGGGCAGCGGCTGTCGCCATTTGCGTCATACTATATGATGACGCTCGGCAACGCTCGCGCGCTTGGCCTCGAAGATCGCATCGGCTCCCTGCATGCTGGCGCGGACGCCGATATCACCGTCCTCGACAGCCGGGCCAAACCGGCAATGGAACTGCGCATGCGCACGGCAACGACGCTGGCCGAGGAACTGTTCATCCTTCAGACGATGGGCGATGACCGGTCGGCGGCCGAGGTCTATGTTGCCGGCAAGCCCATGAAGAGCGGGCTCGATAAACCGGCCGCAACGAGCACTCGCACACGGTCTATGCCGGAATTGCAGACTGCCTGA